GCCAAGTAAACGAAGCGCAGAAAATGCAGCTTACATGTGATTTAATACTATGTAATTACAATCGAACCTCTATTAGGTGGCCACCCTCGGGGATCAGCTCTGTGGCCGCTTAACAGAGGTGGCCGCTAAATGGAGGTACACAAATAATTGAGTCTGGGCTTAGACAAATGTCTATTTTTAATTATAAATCACGGAATACAATAGGGAATAGACTTTCTTAGACACCACAACATACGAGGGCCAAATATTCTATACAAGGAGTCAGTTCTCAATAAGAGGACACACTTCAAACCAACGGAGACATCCCACTACATGTTCTTTACATCGTGTCACCCACTGGGAGTTAAGAAAGGCTTTGTAAAAGGCGAAGCCCTAGGACTGcttagaacaaactcttcaatgaaaacatttgaaaacattACAAGATTTAAAAAGCACCTTATGGAGAGAGGCTACCcacaaaattttattaacaatgCACTTTAAGAAGTGAAGTTTGAACAAAGGACACAAGCCCAGCTCCTCCAACGaaatgaaacacaaaaaaaacaatctttCCCTTcataacacaataccacccaGCAGTTCCAAATCTCAAAGAAGCCTTAACGAGGAAGTGGTAtctaatacagcaacaaccattggTAAACCTAATTTTCAAGGAGCCGcccataatatcatacagaCAAGGACGCTCCCTTAAAGACATACtggtaagagcaaaaatataacaaaggcgAGAAACCCAAACCACATATTCCGGAGAtgcgtaggcctgtcaacctATATTAGCACAAAATGAATGGCAATCTGGCTGACAAAGTTTCTTAAACGAGCGACAAACTCTGGTAAAGCACTGATCAGAGGAGTGATCAGAGGCAAGTGAGTAAATAGAGGTGGAGGCTATGGGCTGAAAATTCCATGCGAATTTCATTTCACAGGAGATGAATTTTCCATCAATTGGCCAAAGGAAAAGCTTAATAAGGAGTGATTTGATGCGAAATAAAAGCAGGAAATAATATTTCACATTTCTATGCCGCCAAACACTGACACTTTTCTACTGAGAATGCTTGTGAGGCAgagggtggccgcttaatagagggtTCGACTGTAGTGGAAAACAAATGGAATATTTGCATGCAAATATagtttttatcttttttcacAGCTTGTGTGTTTCCTGTTCCAAAGTTAGCGATTATGTAACACAGTAAAAGATGACATGGGCACTTTAAGTCGGAGCTGAAGAGAGTTCATTCAACAGGGTGTTAATGGTTTAGTGACCTGGCATCTAGTAAGTGTCTTCGAGCGTAAACACGTTTCAAATTTCCCACCACCTCCCCATTCACCTGTccatgttttcaatacatttgGTATTGTGTTGCAGGCGATTACCCTGCCCTCATCTTTATGGCCAGTGCTCTCTGTTCTCTTTATAAGAATTTGCAACAATTTCTTTCAATTCACTTTATGGTATCATGATTAAAACAAGGCTGTAGTTAAAGGCCTACAGCCACTTTACTCCAACTTAAGCTTGTTTCTTTTGTCTCCCTGCCCAGTAAACGTGAAACACAAACCTGAGTTTTTGGTATGGCTTCTTAGACAAGTTGTCGACTATTATTGCttgttatttttgtatttttatttttgttttgttaattaaacaatagctatagaaTGCGATAAAAATGGTTTGGATGGAACGTGCCATTTTTGGGAGTTAGGCAACTTATGTATAGTTTATCAAATTCAGTTTTCTGTGTGAGATGGATAACTCGAGTTCAAGATTTTGAATTCCTAAAATGTTTGACGAAGAAAAGGCACCTGTCATCAATTCTATTCTGAAATCTACAGGGTGTTGCAGATTTTTTGGGAACCAAAAAGTAAAAAGTGTACTACTACGTCTGGTGTTCAAATTTCATGTGATGTAAACAAAGGAGAAGATGCTGATCATGACAGTTCAGCATTTCAGTGAGTAACTTTCGATAAACATAATGTTAAACTCGTCATAAATTCTACAAACTGGGAGTATGTGAAATATCGAACTACCGGTATTCTGTTACAtttcttgaagaaaataaaattttgttgCTTGCTTGAGATGTTATTTACTTCAAATCAATTTATTgatgttaaattattttttgagAACCAGTGGACATTTGGATATTGTATTACAATATCCAAATCTTTAAAGATTATTTGAGTAGCACGTTCAGCGATAAAAAATTTGATTTAATACATTTTAATAAAATTAGACGATGTTTCAACGTTTACATAACATCATTTTCAAgtcaaaatgaataaaaattaaacaagtaTATATGAGATAAGTACCAAAATGTACAATAGAACATATGTATCAGAATAACAGTAAAAtacaatggaaaacaaaaattaggaaAAAACTTTTGCATTAATGGAGTCACTTTGTACATTAAGAGAAGGTTTAAGTTTCCCAATGAACAGCATTTCTTAAGCACGTAAAATTGGCTGCTTTTCAATCCCAGGAGACTACTTGAAACATTGTCTAAttttattaaaatgtttttaaatcaaaattttttaTGGCTGAACTTCCTAGTCAAATGTTAGAATACATCACTATTTAAAGATTATCATCCggtttttcattgggtatccaaacacatgcacctgatgtggtatacatgcagtgatttgtagttgactttataaattattaatgtattTGAGAACCTTATGGCAAAAATCAAGTAAGTAAATTTTTATTTCGTAAACAAAGTTTGACTGTGCTCAGGTAGTTTATGTCACGAACAGTCACGCGCAATTGCTATGCAACGTTTTGTTTGTACAGCTTGAACTTGATTTTCACTTGATTTTCCGGTTTTAAGACATGATCAGATTACTTGTATATATATTTTCGAGGAGTGTGATTGAAAAGGGTCGGATACTTTTTCGATGGATCAATAAACAAATTCAATAATTTACGACTGTAGTTTACGAGTTTATAACATGGCGCCCAAGGTGGGGCAGTGAAACTCGACGATTTCAAGATGACAGATGCGGATGCCCTTCCACGATTACGAGCAACGCGCGCGGCAAACAGAGGAGTTGTCACAAAATTAATCGAAGAATCGGATGTGATATTGGAAAATGATGTCGCACTATTGGATAAGAAGACACGAAACCGACTAACGAGGATAGATGGGATACTTCAGTAAAAACTGCAATTAATCAGCGAGATCGACGAGAAAATATTAAATGATTGCAAAGTCGACAACATCATGAAGGAGGTGGAAGATGCCGAGTTTTTCAAAATGCGTCTCATGGATGCAATCGCGAACATCTCAACAAGCAATATGCCCTCTGTAACGGAAATGTATTCacctcaagaaaacaaaacgatCACCGCTTCGATTTCCCCCGCTTCAACACCGACTTCTAGCAACTCCCCAACTCTTCTGACTTCAACATTGACTTCAAACAACGCCTCGAATCCACCCACTTCTAACAACGCTTCGATCCCTCCCACTTCAACATCGCCTTCTACCACCGGTTCGACTTCCCTCGACTCATCATCATCTTACTCGCATCACAATTCGACAGTTTCAGCACCACCGCCATCGAAAACGAGACTTCCCAAGATTATACTGACAACATTCAAAGGAGATGTTACACAATTTCGAAGTTTCTGGGATAGCTTTGAAAGCACAGTGCACACGAATACTGATCTCACGAAAATCGATAAGTTCAATTATTTGGTGTCCCTGCTGGAAGGAACTGCGTCTCACGCTATCGCTGGATTGCCAATCACCAAGGAAAATTACGACGCAGCAGTGGATACTATCAACAAGCGATTCGGTAAATCTCAGCAACTCATCGCAGCGCACATGGACGAACTCTTGAAGATATCCACATGTTCAACGGACAAACCATGTCAACTTCGTTACCTTTACGACAAGCTAAACGTTAACATACGAGGTTTAGAAGCACTTGGGGTGAAATCCACTCAATACGGCACCTTACTGATCCCTATCATTATGGTTAAACCTCCCCCTGAAATCAGAGTGCACGTCGCTCGAAACACCACCGAAGATGTTTGGGATATCGAGTccattcttagcgtaattcagaACGAAATCGAAGCGCGAGAGATTAGCGAGAAGATCAAAGCAATGACAAATATCACAGAGCCTAAAAGACCTCAGTTTCCTAAACAGACGACAACTAGTTCCTTTGTAGTGGAGTCGACCCCACCTTTACCAACACCTGTATGCGTTTACTGCTCAGAACTGCATTTTTCTGCGTCGTGTCAAAAGAAAACCGACATCAACGCTTGGAGGACAATCCTGAAACgcaagaaaagatgttttaCGTATTTGAAAAAAGGACACAATGCGGAACAATGCGACAAAGCTTGCAGAAAATGTAAAAGACGACACCATCAATCGATTTGCCCTGAAAAAACCATCCTCTCGCCCCGTAACACAACCAAGCCACCTCACTATGAATCAGGAGAGCAAAGCACGAGGGACACCGAAATTTCTCACACTACAACGGCAACCACCACTTCGGAGAATGCAAACGCGAAACGCAGAGTATTGTTGCAAACAGCCACGGCGATCGCGACAAATGAAGAAGGTAAAAAATCGACTACAATCAGAATATTGTTCCGCAATGGCAGTCAACAGTCATATCACAGAGAGCTTACGATCCAGATTGCAACTGAAgtctttgaaaactgaaaaGCTCAATCTAAACACGTTTGGCGAGTCCAAGTTCAAAAAGCAGAGCTGCGATGTGGTGAAATTGCAGCTTCAAAAGTCCGAACACAATGATCCGATTACAATCGCTGCCTTGACATTTCCTGTTATCTGTTCGCCTTTACCCGCGAAAGTGTGTACGAGTTATGCCCACTTGGATGGACTCGAATTGGCCGATGAACCTTGCAGTTCCGGAGGATCTATTGATTTACTGATCACTTCAGACTATTATTGGAACTTTGTGACCGGGGAGACGAAAAGAGGCGAAGAAGGTCCAATCGCCGTAAACAGCAAGCTTGGTTGGTTGTTATCCAGCCCAATCAATGAAACAGTTGACAGATCTTTCATCACGTGCTCGAATTTGGTTATCGATAGACACAACTCTCCTTTTCAACCGAGTCAAGATGATGTTCTAGCAGACACTCTCAAAAGGTTTTGGGAGACGGAATCGATCGGTATCAACGAGCCATCATCTAACGGAGAT
This genomic window from Acropora muricata isolate sample 2 chromosome 2, ASM3666990v1, whole genome shotgun sequence contains:
- the LOC136892748 gene encoding uncharacterized protein; amino-acid sequence: MKEVEDAEFFKMRLMDAIANISTSNMPSVTEMYSPQENKTITASISPASTPTSSNSPTLLTSTLTSNNASNPPTSNNASIPPTSTSPSTTGSTSLDSSSSYSHHNSTVSAPPPSKTRLPKIILTTFKGDVTQFRSFWDSFESTVHTNTDLTKIDKFNYLVSLLEGTASHAIAGLPITKENYDAAVDTINKRFGKSQQLIAAHMDELLKISTCSTDKPCQLRYLYDKLNVNIRGLEALGVKSTQYGTLLIPIIMVKPPPEIRVHVARNTTEDVWDIESILSVIQNEIEAREISEKIKAMTNITEPKRPQFPKQTTTSSFVVESTPPLPTPVCVYCSELHFSASCQKKTDINAWRTILKRKKRCFTYLKKGHNAEQCDKACRKCKRRHHQSICPEKTILSPRNTTKPPHYESGEQSTRDTEISHTTTATTTSENANAKRRVLLQTATAIATNEEVNSHITESLRSRLQLKSLKTEKLNLNTFGESKFKKQSCDVVKLQLQKSEHNDPITIAALTFPVICSPLPAKVCTSYAHLDGLELADEPCSSGGSIDLLITSDYYWNFVTGETKRGEEGPIAVNSKLGWLLSSPINETVDRSFITCSNLVIDRHNSPFQPSQDDVLADTLKRFWETESIGINEPSSNGDVKNESFEINLKRNGDRYEVKLPWKEDCLPSSNSYQLCQSRLRSLHQRLRREPPLLSEYNIIQDQLKTGIVEVVPPEDLKNDNNTTRSHYLPHLAVARKDRETTKVRVLYDGSAKASKKERSLNDCLQTGPNLLPHVFNMIANFRKNIVGLTADIEKAFLMVGIQDDQRDFLRFLWFDDPSLENPKIIHLRFTRLVFGLRPSPAILGATLQHHLKLYKQSKPEMFQLLEQSFYVDDLLTGESNDEKSHISSGEEVDGRRRF